The following are encoded in a window of Poecile atricapillus isolate bPoeAtr1 chromosome 3, bPoeAtr1.hap1, whole genome shotgun sequence genomic DNA:
- the SERINC1 gene encoding serine incorporator 1, whose translation MGSVLGLCSMASWIPCLCGSAPCLLCRCCPSGNNSTITRLIYAFFLLLGVSVACVMLIPGMEEQLKKIPGFCDGGLGTSIPGVQGHVNCDVLVGYKAVYRVCFGMAMFFLLFSLLMIKVKSSNDPRAAVHNGFWFFKFATALAISVGAFFIPEGPFTTVWFYVGMAGAFCFILIQLVLLIDFAHSWNESWVEKMEEGNSRCWYAALLSATAINYLLSLVAIVLFYVYYTHPEGCSENKTFISVNMLLCIGASVMSILPRIQESQPRSGLLQSSVITIYTMYLTWSAMTNEPDRRCNPSLLSIIGYNSTTIPTQGQVVQWWDAQGIVGLVLFLLCVLYSSIRTSNNSQVNKLMLTSDESTLIEDGMPRSDGSLDDGDDVHRAIDNERDGVTYSYSFFHFMLFLASLYIMMTLTNWYSPDSSYETMTSKWPSVWVKISSSWIGIVLYVWTLVAPLVLTNRDFD comes from the exons ATGGGCAGCGTCCTGGGCCTCTGCTCCATGGCGAGCTGG ATACCATGCTTGTGTGGAAGTGCCCCGTGCCTGCTTTGCCGATGCTGCCCCAGTGGAAACAACTCCACCATAACTCGGCTGATTTACGCCTTCTTTTTACTTCTTGGCGTGAGCGTTGCCTGTGTGATGCTAATACCAGGCATGGAAGAGCAGCTGAAGAAG ATTCCTGGATTTTGTGATGGAGGGTTGGGAACAAGTATTCCTGGTGTGCAGGGCCATGTGAACTGTGATGTCCTGGTTGGCTACAAGGCCGTGTACCGTGTGTGCTTTGGCATGGCCAtgttcttccttctcttctccttgCTGATGATCAAAGTGAAGAGCAGCAACgaccccagagcagcagtgcacaATGG aTTCTGGTTCTTTAAATTTGCGACGGCACTTGCAATTAGTGTTGGGGCTTTCTTCATACCTGAGGGACCATTTACAACTG TGTGGTTTTATGTAGGTATGGCTGGAGCATTCTGCTTCATTCTTATTCAGCTGGTCTTGCTTATTGACTTTGCCCATTCCTGGAATGAATCTTGGGTTGAAAAAATGGAGGAAGGAAACTCAAGATGCTGGTATGCAG ctctgctctcagctaCAGCTATAAACTATCTGCTGTCTCTAGTAGCTATTGTCTTGTTTTATGTTTATTACACTCATCCAGAAGGTTGTTCTGAAAACAAGACGTTCATCAGTGTTAATATGCTCCTGTGCATTGGTGCTTCTGTAATGTCAATTCTGCCAAGGATTCAG GAATCTCAGCCAAGATCTGGTTTGCTGCAGTCTTCGGTGATCACAATTTACACAATGTATTTGACTTGGTCTGCTATGACCAATGAGCCAG ACAGGCGCTGTAACCCCAGTCTGCTGAGCATCATTGGTTACAACAGCACCACCATTCCAACCCAAGGTCAGGTAGTTCAGTGGTGGGATGCACAAGGAATTGTAGGACTTGTTTTGTTCTTGCTGTGCGTTCTCTATTCAAG CATCCGGACATCCAACAACAGCCAAGTTAACAAGCTGATGCTGACCAGTGATGAATCAACACTGATAGAGGATGGAATGCCCAGGAGTGATGGCTCCCTTGATGATGGAGATGATGTTCACCGAGCTATAGATAACGAGAGGGATGGAGTTACTTACAGTTATTCCTTCTTCCACTTCATGCTTTTCCTGGCATCCCTCTATATCATGATGACACTTACCAACTGGTACAG TCCAGATTCTTCTTACGAGACAATGACCAGCAAGTGGCCGTCCGTGTGGGTGAAGATCTCTTCCAGCTGGATTGGCATCGTGCTGTACGTGTGGACTCTGGTGGCTCCGCTGGTTCTTACCAACCGCGACTTTgactga